A single region of the Gloeomargarita sp. SRBZ-1_bins_9 genome encodes:
- the ruvX gene encoding Holliday junction resolvase RuvX: MVVGLGLDIGRKRIGVAINDPTGLVVTGLPTLTWPTAPQELARLVQQRRPQVLVVGLPRYPDGRASPQTRFTQKRGDYLGQYLGLPVVYVDEVLTSWAAAQQLDRRRFRSERDYRAALDQQAAILILQQWLSQQPHVCRSGETYGSQFPTSL; encoded by the coding sequence ATGGTTGTTGGTTTGGGTCTGGATATTGGTCGCAAACGGATTGGGGTAGCCATCAACGACCCCACCGGCTTAGTGGTGACGGGTTTGCCGACGCTGACGTGGCCGACAGCTCCCCAGGAACTGGCCCGTTTGGTCCAACAGCGACGTCCTCAGGTGTTGGTGGTGGGGCTGCCCCGCTATCCCGATGGTCGTGCCAGCCCCCAAACCCGATTTACCCAGAAACGGGGGGATTACTTGGGGCAGTATCTGGGACTGCCGGTCGTTTACGTCGATGAGGTCCTCACGTCTTGGGCAGCGGCGCAGCAACTGGACCGGCGGCGCTTTCGGTCGGAAAGGGACTATCGGGCGGCGCTGGACCAGCAGGCGGCCATCCTCATCCTCCAACAGTGGCTGAGCCAACAACCCCATGTCTGTCGTTCTGGAGAAACCTATGGGTCGCAATTCCCAACATCGCTTTGA
- a CDS encoding DUF3727 domain-containing protein, giving the protein MGRNSQHRFDIPAQVVLVDDQGRSLACYVDRTLEVDERPYLLLLPVDTPVELFAWNEAEDTLLDLDEEELAKIFPIARDILAEQNLKLLDTALTLTAQGELPQLQETETLFLDYENQDGEIESEEFQELGVFYYEGRRYGVYTPIEPLLFFARLNSDGQPEPLSAEEMARIGPRLEAQLLDDLDD; this is encoded by the coding sequence ATGGGTCGCAATTCCCAACATCGCTTTGACATCCCGGCGCAGGTGGTTCTGGTGGATGACCAGGGCCGGTCCCTGGCGTGTTATGTGGACCGCACCCTGGAGGTGGACGAACGTCCCTATCTCCTGCTGTTGCCCGTGGATACCCCGGTGGAATTGTTCGCCTGGAACGAGGCGGAAGACACCCTCCTGGACCTGGACGAGGAGGAACTAGCCAAAATTTTCCCCATCGCTCGGGACATTCTGGCGGAACAGAATCTCAAGCTCCTGGATACGGCCCTCACCCTGACCGCCCAGGGGGAACTGCCCCAACTGCAGGAGACAGAAACCCTATTTTTGGACTACGAAAACCAGGACGGGGAAATCGAATCCGAGGAGTTTCAGGAACTGGGGGTTTTCTACTACGAGGGTCGCCGCTACGGGGTGTACACCCCCATTGAACCGCTGCTATTTTTCGCCCGCCTCAACAGCGACGGTCAGCCGGAACCCCTGTCGGCGGAGGAAATGGCCCGTATCGGCCCGCGGCTAGAAGCCCAACTGCTCGACGACCTGGACGACTAA
- a CDS encoding glycosyltransferase, whose translation MGRDNKGGRLDDSKMLGVLVALAALVWLTLALGRGRFWRADQVLPTTFPNLPQWPGVAVLIPARNEAETLPQTLPSLCRQDYAGHLEIWLIDDQSDDGTATIAREIAQASRYPVQVIAGSPLPPSWSGKLWALEQGWQAIQQGRDQFQYVLLTDADIRHAPDSIARLVSKAETDGLGLVSWMVRLRCESGWDRLLIPAFVFFFQKLYPFPWVNDPQRSTAAAAGGCILIRREILHKLGGFASVRDALIDDCTLAQRVKALGVPLWLGLTDQTESVRRYGSLTRIWQMVARTAFTQLGYSPWWLLGTVLGMGLVYLGPPVGCLGGAVTGKWGVALLGLLTWTLMATLYGPTLRRYDLPWTWGFTLPLAAGLYTLMTLDSARRHWQGQGGAWKGRVYPRGNSGLVEFGD comes from the coding sequence ATGGGGCGAGATAATAAAGGGGGACGTCTTGACGATAGCAAGATGCTGGGGGTATTGGTGGCGCTGGCGGCATTGGTATGGTTGACCCTGGCCCTAGGACGGGGGCGTTTCTGGCGGGCAGACCAGGTGTTGCCCACCACGTTCCCTAACCTGCCCCAGTGGCCAGGTGTCGCTGTCTTGATTCCCGCTCGCAACGAAGCCGAAACTTTACCCCAAACCTTGCCCAGCCTCTGTCGGCAGGACTACGCCGGTCACCTGGAAATTTGGCTGATTGATGACCAGAGCGATGACGGGACGGCAACCATCGCCCGGGAAATCGCCCAGGCCAGCCGCTACCCCGTGCAAGTCATCGCCGGATCCCCCTTGCCGCCGAGCTGGTCCGGGAAACTCTGGGCGCTGGAGCAGGGTTGGCAAGCGATCCAACAGGGGCGGGATCAGTTTCAATACGTCCTCCTCACGGATGCCGATATTCGCCATGCCCCCGACAGCATCGCCCGTTTGGTAAGCAAAGCAGAAACCGATGGCCTGGGTTTGGTCTCCTGGATGGTGCGCCTGCGTTGCGAGTCCGGGTGGGACCGGCTGCTGATCCCGGCGTTTGTGTTCTTTTTCCAAAAACTCTACCCCTTTCCTTGGGTCAATGACCCCCAGCGTTCCACCGCTGCCGCTGCCGGTGGCTGTATCCTGATTCGCCGCGAGATTTTACACAAGCTGGGGGGATTCGCCAGTGTGCGGGACGCCCTGATCGATGACTGCACCCTGGCGCAACGGGTCAAAGCCCTAGGGGTTCCCCTGTGGCTGGGGTTGACTGACCAGACGGAGAGTGTGCGCCGCTACGGTTCCCTGACCCGTATTTGGCAGATGGTGGCCCGCACGGCGTTTACCCAACTGGGCTATTCCCCCTGGTGGCTCCTGGGCACGGTGCTGGGCATGGGACTGGTGTACCTGGGACCGCCGGTGGGCTGCCTGGGGGGTGCAGTGACGGGTAAGTGGGGCGTGGCTCTGCTGGGGTTGCTCACCTGGACGCTCATGGCTACCCTCTACGGCCCGACCTTGCGCCGGTACGACCTGCCCTGGACTTGGGGATTCACCCTACCCCTGGCCGCCGGACTCTATACCCTCATGACCCTGGATTCGGCCCGCCGACACTGGCAGGGACAGGGGGGCGCCTGGAAAGGCCGCGTTTACCCCAGGGGTAACTCCGGCTTGGTAGAATTCGGCGACTGA
- a CDS encoding GNAT family N-acetyltransferase, with protein MMLTIRPPHSPQERHWIQTSRGDGGPVDRQGHIWLAVADNQVVGAIQVAPFNRSRSTWQVKWVSNLTPEVGSQLLRYALETVLEARTWVLEVPTPDQDKLSLYRQNGFQPLAHCTYWHLHGEALTALARSSLEAPPLSPVGQRDAYLRYQLDTVAMPPLVRQVFDRHPQDFAVPLWQTLWYRWRAWRGKARPIQGYVFEPQRQAAIGYFCLWFDPQATQPHPVELTVHPAYTWLYPQLLTHMTRLVAPEPGLRLACMDYQPEREACFRWAGAVPQGETLWMCRSVWHKLREAKFSFQELPGLAEVLPRLQPVPLTQRDSFGGDRNMAQ; from the coding sequence ATGATGCTGACGATTCGTCCCCCCCACTCCCCCCAGGAACGGCATTGGATACAGACCTCTAGGGGGGATGGTGGCCCGGTTGACCGGCAGGGCCATATCTGGCTGGCGGTTGCTGATAACCAGGTGGTCGGAGCCATTCAGGTGGCGCCCTTTAACCGCAGCCGTAGCACCTGGCAGGTCAAATGGGTCAGTAACCTGACGCCGGAGGTGGGGTCACAACTGTTGCGCTATGCCTTGGAAACCGTATTGGAGGCCCGCACCTGGGTTCTGGAGGTACCGACCCCCGATCAGGATAAGTTGTCCTTGTACCGGCAAAACGGATTTCAACCCCTGGCCCATTGCACCTACTGGCACCTGCACGGGGAAGCCCTGACGGCCCTGGCCCGGTCCAGCTTGGAGGCGCCACCTTTGAGTCCGGTAGGGCAGCGGGACGCCTATTTGCGTTACCAGTTGGATACCGTGGCCATGCCGCCGTTGGTGCGTCAGGTGTTTGACCGGCATCCCCAGGACTTTGCTGTTCCCCTATGGCAAACCTTGTGGTATCGCTGGCGGGCCTGGCGGGGGAAGGCGCGACCGATTCAGGGCTATGTGTTTGAACCCCAGCGCCAAGCCGCCATTGGCTATTTCTGTCTCTGGTTTGACCCTCAGGCCACCCAGCCCCACCCGGTGGAGTTGACGGTACATCCAGCCTACACCTGGCTTTATCCCCAGTTACTAACCCATATGACGCGGTTGGTGGCACCGGAACCGGGTTTGCGCTTGGCCTGTATGGACTACCAACCGGAGCGGGAGGCCTGTTTTCGCTGGGCGGGGGCCGTGCCCCAGGGGGAAACCCTGTGGATGTGTCGGTCGGTGTGGCACAAATTGCGGGAGGCCAAATTTTCGTTCCAGGAACTGCCGGGCCTGGCGGAAGTCTTACCCCGTTTGCAACCGGTGCCCCTGACCCAACGGGACTCGTTTGGGGGGGACCGGAACATGGCACAATGA
- a CDS encoding DUF1816 domain-containing protein: protein MRFKESFRELFIAVLERVGLAWWVEMRTERPPCLYYFGPFATREEAEAAQPGYLEDLLGEQAEGITWTIRQCRPSVLTVENPNGVSALRVNGQSPNSTKPELPLG from the coding sequence ATGAGATTCAAGGAATCGTTTCGGGAATTGTTTATTGCGGTGCTAGAGCGGGTTGGTTTGGCCTGGTGGGTGGAGATGCGCACGGAGCGTCCCCCCTGCCTGTACTACTTTGGGCCTTTTGCCACCCGTGAGGAGGCGGAGGCGGCGCAGCCGGGTTATTTAGAGGATTTGCTGGGGGAACAGGCGGAAGGGATCACCTGGACCATTCGCCAGTGCCGTCCGTCAGTCCTAACCGTTGAGAACCCGAATGGGGTGTCTGCCCTACGTGTCAACGGTCAGTCGCCGAATTCTACCAAGCCGGAGTTACCCCTGGGGTAA
- the ubiG gene encoding bifunctional 2-polyprenyl-6-hydroxyphenol methylase/3-demethylubiquinol 3-O-methyltransferase UbiG, producing the protein MPRNDLTYYNRHADQWWQPGGSLNILAALNPARFQFFDQFLPDWRGVRVLDVGCGGGLTCEFLAQRGAIVSGVDPSDPSIAIAREHARHQGLAIDYRVGGGEDLPYPDATFQVVVCVDVLEHVQDVAQVVRECSRVLQPGGLFFFDTINRTWESQVVMIWLLEDVLRQIPQGIHDWGKFITPDELTRFLQQAGFQNILYRGFDVTNGGDWLALGQLLFWGLRGAARRGALRVQINDHLRLMYIGKAVKNLKPI; encoded by the coding sequence ATGCCCCGCAACGATTTGACCTACTACAACCGGCACGCCGACCAGTGGTGGCAACCCGGCGGTTCCCTAAACATCCTGGCGGCCCTCAACCCCGCCCGCTTTCAATTTTTCGACCAATTTCTCCCGGATTGGCGGGGGGTGCGGGTGCTGGATGTAGGCTGCGGCGGCGGTCTGACCTGCGAATTTCTGGCCCAGCGGGGAGCCATCGTCAGTGGCGTGGACCCCTCTGACCCTTCGATAGCCATTGCTCGGGAACACGCCCGGCACCAGGGTTTGGCCATTGACTATCGGGTGGGGGGGGGGGAGGACCTGCCCTATCCCGACGCCACGTTTCAGGTGGTGGTCTGTGTAGATGTCCTAGAGCACGTGCAGGATGTGGCCCAGGTGGTGCGGGAGTGCAGCCGTGTCTTACAACCGGGGGGCCTCTTTTTTTTCGACACCATTAACCGCACCTGGGAATCCCAGGTGGTCATGATTTGGCTGTTGGAAGATGTCCTCCGGCAAATTCCTCAGGGGATTCATGACTGGGGTAAATTCATTACGCCGGACGAACTCACTCGGTTTTTGCAACAAGCCGGTTTTCAAAACATCCTCTACCGGGGTTTTGACGTGACCAATGGGGGCGACTGGCTAGCCCTGGGGCAACTGCTGTTTTGGGGTCTCAGGGGTGCGGCACGCCGGGGAGCCTTGCGGGTACAAATCAACGACCATCTGCGGTTGATGTACATTGGTAAAGCGGTGAAAAACCTTAAACCCATCTAA
- the rlmB gene encoding 23S rRNA (guanosine(2251)-2'-O)-methyltransferase RlmB, which produces MVTPPPKPKRRPEKRPPPELPDYIYGRHTVLTALEQNQPLNRVWILPQLRYHPRFQPLLSQAQARGTVIDQVDANRLDQLTHGANHQGVVAQVSPYRYWDLGQFLEHIRPHPHPLVVLAEGIMDPQNLGAIIRTTEAMGGQGVIIPQRRCVGVTSTVAKVAAGALSHLPVVRVVNLTRALEDLKAAGFWTYALVPEAPTPLYEVQFAQAVALAVGSEGAGLTLNLRRHCDVSLGIPLAGKTPSLNAAIACGMALYEVRRQHRPARLITPISDISN; this is translated from the coding sequence ATGGTGACGCCTCCCCCCAAACCCAAACGGCGCCCCGAGAAACGACCACCGCCGGAACTCCCGGATTATATCTATGGGCGGCACACGGTCTTGACGGCGCTTGAGCAAAACCAACCCCTGAACCGGGTGTGGATTCTCCCCCAACTACGCTATCATCCCCGCTTTCAACCCCTACTCAGCCAGGCGCAAGCGCGGGGCACGGTGATCGACCAGGTGGATGCCAACCGCCTCGACCAGCTCACCCACGGTGCCAACCATCAGGGGGTAGTAGCCCAGGTCAGCCCCTACCGCTACTGGGATTTAGGACAATTTCTGGAGCACATTCGCCCCCACCCACACCCCCTGGTCGTCCTGGCCGAGGGCATCATGGACCCGCAAAACTTAGGGGCGATCATCCGCACCACGGAAGCCATGGGTGGTCAGGGCGTGATTATTCCCCAACGGCGGTGTGTGGGGGTTACCAGCACGGTTGCCAAGGTAGCTGCTGGCGCCCTTAGCCATCTACCGGTCGTGCGGGTGGTGAACCTGACCCGGGCCTTGGAAGACCTGAAAGCCGCTGGGTTTTGGACCTACGCCCTGGTGCCGGAGGCCCCGACCCCCCTGTATGAGGTGCAATTCGCCCAGGCGGTGGCCCTAGCAGTGGGTTCAGAAGGGGCTGGCTTGACCTTGAATCTGCGCCGCCACTGCGATGTCTCCCTGGGTATCCCCCTGGCGGGTAAAACCCCCAGCCTCAACGCCGCCATCGCCTGTGGCATGGCCCTCTACGAAGTCCGCCGCCAACACCGCCCCGCCCGCCTGATTACCCCCATCTCTGATATATCCAACTGA
- a CDS encoding glutamate synthase-related protein produces the protein MTDERDACGVGFIADRRGRVSHAVVTQALAALTCLEHRGGCSADRDSGDGAGLMTGLPWGLLQAWAEGLGLPPLVPGRTGLGMVFLPPEAVTAAQTWITQGLQAEGFTVLGWREVPVRPQVLGVQAHENCPAIAQVVVTHPRWQGEELEQRLYLARKRLERQAAQQPWGQELYICSLSGRTVVYKGMVRAAVLGEFYRDLRDERYQSAFAIYHRRFSTNTMPKWPLAQPMRFLGHNGEINTLLGNINWMAARESSFGHPAWEGRLEDLRPVVDCQKSDSANLDSSLELLVRAGRSPLEAMMLLIPEAYRHQPELAAYPEVVDFYEFYAGVQEPWDGPALVVFSDGQVVGATLDRNGLRPARYVLTQDDWVILASEAGVVEVPPQQVVAKGRLGPGQMLAVDLVKGELLTNWTIKQRVARQQPYGVWVKQYRRYLEPQPFNEACTWEAEALLRHQTAFGYTAEDVEMIIEPMASTGKEPTFCMGDDAPLAVFSDKPHLLYDYFKQRFAQVTNPAIDPLRESLVMSLEMGLGRRGNLLQVRPEDARQLWLRSPVLNEQELQQLYTSGFGTATLSTLFDCTEPEALKQAVHALCDQAAQAVQQGVEILVLSDRVEPLTANRTWIPPLLAVGAVHHHLIAQGLRLRVSLVVETAQCWSTHHFACLIGYGASAVCPYLVWETVRHWWHDPKTQTLMQQGKVTPCTVTQAQANYRAAVEAGLLKILSKMGISLLASYHGAQIFEIVGLGPEVVDLAFRGTVSQLGGLNLAELTQEILQFHRQAFPELTHKRLENLGFIQARPRGEYHLNSPEMAKLLHKAVRSGRAEDFAAYLQLLENRPPTAPRDLLTIVSDRSPIPLEEVEPASAIVTRFCTGGMSLGALSREAHEVLAIAMNRLGGKSNSGEGGEDPVRFRVLMDVDETGHSPTLPHLKGLRQGDTASSAIKQVASGRFGVTPEYLIQAQQIEIKIAQGAKPGEGGQLPGKKVSPYIAMLRRSKPGVPLISPPPHHDIYSIEDLAQLIFDLHQVNPRAQVSVKLVAEIGIGTVAAGVAKANADVIQISGHDGGTGASPLSSIKHAGTPWELGLTEVHRVLLTNRLRDRVILRVDGGLKTGWDVVMGALMGAEEFGFGSVAMIAAGCIMARVCHTNNCPVGVATQREDLRARFPGVPEHVVNFFLFVAEEVRGILAQMGYRSLADIVGRADLLQPKGVKLAKTQGVTTAVMTQLPDTRTNRSWLHHEPVHSNGPVLDDELLARPELQQAIRHHGRVTLTLPVRNTDRSVGARIAGEIARLHGDDGFQGQITLRFRGSAGQSFGAFNLPGMTLQLTGEANDYVGKGMHGGEIIVVPEPELACDPSEQVIIGNTCLYGATGGRLFAYGRAGERFAVRNSLAQAVVEGTGDHCCEYMTGGVVVVLGPVGRNVAAGMTGGLAYFLDETGDFPARVNLEIVRIQRVTSPAGERQLRGLISAYYERTGSRKAEHILAQWERYLPQFWQVVPPSEQETSEAQGGTAAPLLERV, from the coding sequence TTGACTGATGAACGGGATGCTTGTGGGGTGGGTTTTATTGCTGACCGGCGGGGGCGGGTGAGTCATGCGGTGGTGACCCAGGCGCTGGCGGCCTTGACCTGCCTGGAACACCGGGGGGGATGCAGCGCTGACCGGGATTCGGGGGACGGGGCCGGGTTGATGACGGGACTGCCCTGGGGTCTGCTGCAGGCGTGGGCGGAAGGATTGGGGTTGCCGCCGCTGGTGCCGGGGCGCACGGGCTTGGGGATGGTGTTTTTGCCCCCGGAGGCGGTGACAGCGGCCCAAACCTGGATCACCCAGGGGTTACAGGCGGAAGGGTTTACGGTCCTGGGCTGGCGGGAGGTGCCGGTGCGCCCACAGGTGCTAGGGGTACAAGCCCACGAAAATTGCCCGGCGATTGCCCAGGTGGTGGTGACGCATCCCAGGTGGCAGGGGGAGGAACTGGAGCAACGGTTGTATTTGGCCCGTAAACGTCTGGAGCGGCAGGCGGCGCAACAGCCCTGGGGTCAGGAGCTGTATATTTGCTCGCTCTCGGGCCGCACGGTGGTCTATAAGGGGATGGTGCGCGCGGCGGTGCTGGGGGAGTTCTACCGGGATTTGCGGGATGAACGTTACCAGAGCGCCTTTGCTATCTATCACCGGCGTTTTAGCACCAACACCATGCCCAAATGGCCCCTGGCCCAGCCGATGCGGTTTTTGGGGCACAACGGGGAAATCAATACACTGCTGGGGAATATCAACTGGATGGCGGCCCGGGAAAGTAGCTTTGGCCATCCAGCCTGGGAGGGGCGGCTGGAGGATTTGCGCCCGGTGGTGGATTGCCAAAAGAGTGATTCCGCCAATCTCGATAGCAGTCTGGAGTTGCTGGTGCGCGCCGGGCGGAGTCCCCTGGAGGCGATGATGCTGCTGATTCCGGAGGCCTATCGGCACCAGCCGGAGTTGGCAGCCTACCCGGAGGTGGTGGATTTCTACGAGTTCTACGCGGGGGTGCAGGAGCCGTGGGATGGACCGGCATTGGTGGTCTTTAGCGATGGGCAGGTGGTGGGGGCGACGCTGGACCGCAATGGGCTGCGCCCGGCTCGCTATGTGTTGACCCAGGACGATTGGGTGATTTTGGCGTCGGAGGCGGGGGTAGTGGAGGTGCCCCCCCAGCAGGTGGTGGCCAAAGGACGCCTGGGGCCAGGACAAATGCTGGCGGTGGATTTGGTGAAGGGAGAGTTGCTCACTAACTGGACCATCAAGCAGCGGGTGGCCCGGCAACAGCCCTACGGGGTGTGGGTCAAGCAGTACCGGCGCTATCTGGAGCCACAGCCTTTTAACGAGGCTTGCACCTGGGAGGCAGAGGCGCTGTTGCGTCACCAGACGGCCTTCGGCTACACGGCGGAAGATGTGGAGATGATCATTGAGCCGATGGCCAGCACGGGGAAAGAACCCACCTTTTGCATGGGGGATGATGCGCCCCTGGCGGTGTTCTCGGATAAGCCCCATTTGCTCTATGACTACTTCAAGCAGCGGTTTGCCCAGGTGACGAATCCGGCGATTGACCCCCTGCGGGAAAGTCTGGTGATGTCCCTGGAAATGGGGCTGGGGCGGCGGGGGAATCTGTTGCAGGTGCGCCCGGAGGATGCCCGCCAACTGTGGCTGCGCTCGCCAGTGCTTAACGAACAGGAGTTGCAACAGCTGTACACCAGTGGCTTTGGCACGGCGACGCTGAGCACGTTGTTTGACTGCACGGAACCGGAGGCCCTAAAGCAGGCGGTGCATGCGCTCTGTGACCAGGCGGCCCAAGCGGTGCAGCAGGGGGTAGAGATTCTGGTGCTGAGCGACCGGGTGGAACCCTTGACAGCGAATCGCACTTGGATTCCCCCTTTGTTGGCGGTTGGGGCGGTGCATCACCACTTAATCGCCCAGGGGTTGCGGCTGCGGGTGTCCTTGGTGGTGGAGACGGCCCAGTGCTGGAGTACGCACCATTTCGCCTGTTTGATTGGCTATGGGGCCAGCGCGGTGTGTCCCTATTTGGTCTGGGAGACGGTGCGCCACTGGTGGCATGACCCCAAGACCCAGACGTTGATGCAGCAAGGGAAGGTGACGCCCTGTACGGTGACCCAGGCCCAGGCCAATTACCGGGCGGCGGTGGAGGCGGGGTTGCTGAAAATCCTGTCGAAAATGGGGATTTCTCTGCTGGCCAGCTACCACGGGGCGCAGATTTTTGAGATTGTGGGGCTAGGGCCGGAGGTGGTGGACCTGGCCTTTCGGGGGACGGTTTCCCAGTTGGGGGGATTGAACCTGGCGGAGCTGACCCAAGAAATTCTGCAATTCCACCGGCAGGCGTTCCCGGAGCTGACCCACAAGCGCTTGGAAAATCTGGGGTTTATCCAGGCCCGGCCCCGGGGAGAATACCACCTGAATTCGCCGGAGATGGCCAAGTTGCTGCACAAGGCGGTGCGCTCCGGTCGGGCGGAGGACTTTGCTGCCTATTTGCAGTTGCTGGAGAACCGGCCCCCCACGGCCCCCCGGGATTTGCTCACCATTGTCAGTGACCGCTCGCCGATTCCCCTGGAGGAGGTGGAACCCGCCAGCGCCATTGTCACTCGCTTTTGCACGGGGGGGATGTCCCTGGGGGCGCTGTCGCGGGAGGCCCACGAGGTGCTGGCGATTGCCATGAATCGCTTGGGGGGTAAGTCCAACTCCGGGGAAGGGGGGGAAGACCCGGTGCGGTTCCGGGTGCTGATGGATGTGGACGAAACGGGCCACTCGCCGACGCTACCCCATCTCAAGGGTTTGCGCCAAGGGGATACGGCCAGCTCGGCGATTAAGCAGGTGGCATCCGGGCGGTTTGGGGTGACGCCGGAGTATCTCATCCAGGCCCAACAAATCGAAATCAAAATTGCCCAGGGGGCCAAGCCGGGGGAAGGGGGCCAGTTGCCGGGGAAAAAGGTCAGCCCCTATATCGCCATGCTGCGTCGCTCTAAGCCGGGGGTGCCTTTGATTTCCCCGCCGCCCCACCATGACATCTACTCCATCGAGGACTTGGCCCAGTTGATCTTTGACCTGCACCAGGTGAATCCCCGCGCCCAGGTGTCGGTGAAACTGGTGGCGGAAATCGGCATCGGTACGGTGGCGGCGGGGGTAGCCAAGGCCAATGCGGATGTGATCCAGATTTCCGGGCACGATGGGGGCACGGGCGCGTCGCCCTTGAGTTCCATCAAGCATGCGGGGACGCCCTGGGAGTTGGGATTGACGGAGGTGCACCGGGTGCTTTTGACCAATCGCCTGCGGGACCGGGTAATCCTGCGGGTGGATGGGGGTCTCAAAACTGGCTGGGACGTGGTGATGGGGGCGCTCATGGGGGCGGAGGAGTTTGGGTTTGGGTCGGTGGCGATGATTGCTGCCGGCTGTATCATGGCCCGGGTCTGTCACACCAATAACTGCCCGGTGGGGGTGGCTACCCAGCGGGAGGACCTGCGGGCGCGTTTCCCCGGTGTACCCGAGCACGTGGTGAATTTCTTTTTGTTTGTCGCCGAGGAGGTGCGGGGAATTTTGGCCCAGATGGGGTATCGTTCCCTGGCGGACATCGTGGGACGGGCGGATTTGTTGCAACCCAAGGGGGTGAAGCTGGCCAAAACCCAGGGGGTCACTACGGCGGTAATGACGCAATTGCCGGATACGCGCACGAACCGCTCCTGGCTCCACCATGAACCGGTGCACAGCAACGGCCCGGTTTTGGACGACGAACTGCTGGCGCGCCCGGAACTGCAGCAGGCGATTCGCCACCATGGCCGGGTGACGCTGACGCTTCCTGTTCGCAATACGGACCGGAGTGTGGGGGCGCGGATCGCCGGGGAGATTGCTCGCCTGCATGGGGATGATGGGTTCCAAGGGCAAATCACGTTGCGATTCCGGGGCAGCGCTGGCCAGAGCTTTGGGGCGTTTAATCTGCCAGGGATGACGCTGCAGCTGACGGGGGAGGCCAACGACTATGTGGGCAAGGGGATGCACGGGGGCGAAATTATTGTGGTGCCGGAGCCAGAGTTGGCCTGCGACCCCAGCGAGCAGGTGATTATTGGCAATACCTGTCTGTATGGCGCTACGGGTGGGCGTTTGTTTGCCTACGGTCGGGCGGGGGAGCGCTTTGCCGTGCGCAATTCCTTAGCCCAGGCGGTGGTGGAGGGGACCGGTGACCACTGCTGCGAGTACATGACCGGCGGGGTGGTGGTGGTGCTGGGACCGGTGGGCCGGAATGTGGCGGCGGGCATGACGGGTGGACTGGCCTACTTCCTGGATGAAACGGGGGATTTTCCCGCTAGGGTGAACCTGGAGATTGTCCGGATTCAGCGGGTGACTAGCCCAGCGGGGGAACGTCAGTTGCGCGGTTTAATTAGCGCCTATTACGAGCGTACCGGCAGCCGCAAGGCCGAACACATCCTGGCCCAGTGGGAGCGTTATCTGCCCCAGTTCTGGCAGGTGGTGCCGCCTTCGGAGCAGGAGACTTCCGAAGCCCAGGGTGGAACAGCCGCACCCTTGTTGGAGCGGGTCTAG
- the cobM gene encoding precorrin-4 C(11)-methyltransferase — protein MKVYLVGAGPGDPELLTVRAMRLIQRADVLVYADSLIPPAIVALARPDCERIPTKSLTLETLVPLMVERAKAGRLVVRLHSGDVSIYSAIVEQIQELQQAGVAVEIVPGIGSLQLAAARLQTEWTLPGVVQTVILTRAPGVTPMPENLADLAAHRATLALYLSARWVDQAQAELQKHYPSETLVMVGHCLGWPQERLWLVPLAEMAALTQQERLTRTTLYVISPVLGAAASRSCLYHPQHRHLFRP, from the coding sequence ATGAAGGTTTATTTGGTGGGGGCCGGGCCGGGGGACCCGGAGTTGCTGACGGTGCGGGCGATGCGGCTGATTCAGCGGGCGGATGTGCTGGTGTATGCCGATTCCCTGATTCCGCCGGCGATTGTGGCTTTGGCCCGGCCCGACTGTGAACGTATCCCCACCAAAAGCTTGACGCTTGAGACGTTGGTTCCCCTGATGGTGGAGCGGGCCAAAGCGGGGCGATTAGTCGTGCGCCTGCATTCGGGGGATGTGAGTATCTACAGCGCCATAGTGGAACAAATCCAGGAGTTGCAGCAGGCGGGGGTGGCGGTGGAAATCGTGCCGGGGATTGGGTCGTTGCAACTGGCGGCAGCCCGTTTGCAGACCGAATGGACCCTGCCAGGGGTGGTACAGACTGTGATCCTCACCCGGGCGCCGGGGGTGACCCCCATGCCGGAGAACTTGGCGGACCTAGCGGCCCATCGCGCCACCTTAGCCCTATACCTAAGTGCCCGCTGGGTGGACCAAGCGCAGGCGGAATTACAAAAACACTATCCCTCGGAAACCCTGGTGATGGTGGGGCATTGCTTGGGGTGGCCCCAGGAGCGCCTCTGGCTGGTACCGCTGGCGGAAATGGCGGCCCTTACCCAGCAGGAGCGGCTCACCCGCACGACGTTATATGTCATCAGTCCCGTCCTGGGGGCTGCGGCGAGTCGTTCCTGTTTGTATCACCCCCAGCACCGCCATTTGTTCCGGCCTTAG